From Lolium perenne isolate Kyuss_39 chromosome 5, Kyuss_2.0, whole genome shotgun sequence, a single genomic window includes:
- the LOC139831711 gene encoding uncharacterized protein, giving the protein MQFSRSERDIFFASTVMVVGDGSLALFWEDRWLDGKSVGEVAPDLLALIPRRPRKRRIVEQVLTERSWITDNVGAVSPLALWQYVKLWSRVQRVQLTNVPDKLVWRWTTGGQYSSKSRYYALFQGSLVSRSW; this is encoded by the coding sequence ATGCAGTTCTCTAGGAGCGAGCGTGACATCTTCTTTGCCTCCACCGTCATGGTGGTAGGTGATGGGTCCCTCGCTCTGTTCTGGGAGGATAGGTGGCTAGATGGGAAGTCGGTTGGGGAAGTAGCGCCGGACTTGTTGGCGCTGATTCCACGACGCCCCAGGAAGCGCCGTATAGTGGAGCAGGTGCTTACCGAACGTAGTTGGATCACAGACAATGTGGGAGCCGTGAGCCCCTTGGCACTCTGGCAGTACGTTAAACTTTGGTCCAGGGTGCAAAGGGTGCAGTTGACGAATGTGCCAGACAAACTTGTCTGGCGGTGGACGACCGGTGGCCAGTATTCCTCCAAGTCTCGCTACTACGCCCTCTTCCAAGGGTCATTAGTGTCACGGTCTTGGTAG